A single genomic interval of uncultured Pseudodesulfovibrio sp. harbors:
- a CDS encoding ABC transporter ATP-binding protein yields MITLTDVEYCYPSGEAALSGISLSVERGSLVGLVGANGSGKSTLMALLAGLYSPSSGTLNLCGYVSPGEEKAVRSASRLVMQDADLQILGATVEEDLLLGRKRTGNAIDSARDMARRLDILGYWEKPVQSLSWGMKRKLCLAAALLDEPDLLLLDEPFSGLDYPGKREMRHLIREHQRAGLTQIVSSHDLECLVDMVDELIVLHGGKCVLRGKPENLLSKIAAYGVRPPCSWNAGLGIVPWDGED; encoded by the coding sequence ATGATAACACTTACCGACGTTGAATATTGTTACCCCTCGGGGGAAGCTGCGCTTTCCGGGATTTCGCTTTCCGTCGAGCGCGGTTCGCTGGTCGGCCTTGTCGGGGCCAATGGCAGCGGCAAATCCACACTCATGGCGCTTCTTGCGGGACTGTATTCACCATCCAGCGGCACTCTGAATCTATGTGGGTATGTCAGTCCCGGTGAGGAAAAGGCTGTTCGTTCCGCGAGCCGTCTTGTCATGCAGGATGCGGATTTGCAGATTCTCGGTGCAACGGTCGAGGAGGATTTGCTCCTTGGTCGCAAGCGGACTGGGAATGCGATTGATTCGGCGCGCGACATGGCTCGTCGTCTTGACATTCTTGGATATTGGGAAAAGCCCGTGCAATCGCTGTCATGGGGGATGAAACGCAAGCTATGCCTTGCCGCGGCCCTGCTTGATGAGCCGGACCTGTTGCTTCTGGACGAACCCTTCAGCGGGCTCGACTATCCCGGCAAGCGTGAAATGCGTCATCTTATCCGGGAGCATCAGCGTGCCGGTTTGACGCAAATCGTTTCTTCCCATGATCTGGAATGCCTTGTGGACATGGTTGACGAACTGATCGTGCTCCATGGCGGCAAGTGCGTTTTGCGCGGAAAACCGGAGAATCTTTTGAGCAAAATCGCGGCATATGGTGTGCGTCCGCCGTGTTCATGGAATGCGGGATTGGGAATCGTGCCATGGGACGGTGAGGACTAG
- a CDS encoding DMT family transporter, with amino-acid sequence MFQGLIYSTISALAFASMAILVKLGYAAGLDGAVMMQYRFTYAALILVPILYFKDRSLLRISWSNLWKCAFIGLVIYGLQTTCFVRGLAYIPASTAALILYIYPVAVALMSAVLLKAKITRLTAVALALIMFGSCLVFYDAFLKKAETIGLLYAVGAMVFFSIYLVVMQVVLKKMRPLTATLYIIIFAAISFNLTGEPAAWLTQTPESLTIGMALGLFPGVIAVTFLFMSVEKIGSAYTSIFSSIEPVATLAAAALFLDEHVVLLQIGGVAFIILGITLPNIHALIIRKRVVSQPEGSLQG; translated from the coding sequence ATGTTCCAAGGCCTCATCTACTCCACCATCTCCGCACTCGCCTTCGCCTCCATGGCGATACTCGTGAAACTCGGTTACGCCGCAGGTCTCGACGGCGCGGTCATGATGCAATACCGCTTCACTTACGCCGCGCTGATACTTGTCCCGATCCTGTATTTCAAGGACCGCTCCCTGCTCAGAATATCGTGGTCCAATCTCTGGAAATGTGCATTCATCGGCCTAGTCATCTACGGCCTGCAAACGACCTGTTTCGTCCGGGGGCTGGCCTATATTCCGGCTTCCACGGCAGCACTGATCCTCTACATTTATCCAGTCGCCGTAGCCCTGATGTCCGCGGTCCTGCTGAAAGCGAAAATCACACGACTCACTGCGGTGGCACTGGCGCTCATCATGTTCGGCAGCTGTCTGGTTTTCTATGACGCATTCCTCAAGAAAGCCGAGACAATAGGATTGCTCTACGCCGTCGGGGCAATGGTCTTCTTTTCCATCTATCTCGTGGTCATGCAGGTGGTGCTCAAAAAGATGCGGCCTCTGACCGCAACACTGTACATCATCATCTTCGCCGCAATTTCATTCAACCTGACAGGCGAACCTGCCGCATGGCTGACTCAAACTCCGGAAAGTCTGACCATAGGTATGGCCCTCGGCCTGTTCCCCGGCGTCATCGCTGTCACGTTCCTGTTCATGTCTGTCGAAAAAATCGGCAGCGCCTACACGTCCATATTCTCGTCTATCGAACCGGTTGCCACACTTGCAGCGGCGGCCCTGTTTCTGGACGAGCACGTGGTGCTGCTCCAGATCGGCGGCGTGGCGTTCATCATTCTGGGAATCACCCTTCCCAACATTCACGCACTGATAATCAGAAAAAGAGTCGTCAGCCAGCCAGAAGGATCACTGCAAGGATGA
- a CDS encoding carboxymuconolactone decarboxylase family protein, with product MTESQLDLKEKIGENWAAYAKLMPEVIDVYDPLMEEVYKDGDVKAKYKRLMAVVGALVHGCRACVLYQTEEALNAGATVDEIMESCAVAVSLGGSMAGGEVTRVIAFLREMGKID from the coding sequence ATGACAGAAAGCCAATTGGATTTGAAAGAAAAGATCGGTGAGAATTGGGCAGCTTACGCGAAGCTGATGCCGGAAGTCATAGATGTTTATGACCCTCTGATGGAGGAAGTGTATAAGGACGGTGACGTCAAGGCAAAGTATAAACGGCTGATGGCGGTGGTCGGAGCGTTGGTTCATGGTTGCAGGGCTTGTGTGCTCTACCAGACCGAAGAAGCCCTCAATGCCGGTGCGACGGTGGATGAGATCATGGAAAGCTGTGCGGTTGCCGTTTCTCTCGGCGGGTCCATGGCAGGAGGCGAGGTGACCCGCGTCATCGCTTTTCTCAGAGAAATGGGAAAGATTGATTAA
- a CDS encoding patatin-like phospholipase family protein, with product MKNRKTTVSLVLGSGGARGLAHIGIIHWLEQNGYEIRSIAGCSMGALVGGMHAIGKLDEFEEWVRAITVTNMLALLDLSLESNGLFKGNKIINTLKNLVGEELIEELPVPFTAVAANIAEAKEVWIDEGPLFDAIRASISMPLFFTPFRFKGEELIDGGILNPVPIAPTFSDRTDITIAVNLCGKPRDGIVLKSRTEEAQPSLFSHAISEFSDKIKSSLPQQKGGLKARNIVLQSFDAMQGTIARQKIAAYPPDYVVDIPRNLCMILDFDKAAELIRFGYEEAEQSLAEMLD from the coding sequence ATGAAGAACAGAAAGACGACGGTTTCACTGGTCCTTGGCAGCGGAGGCGCACGAGGCCTTGCCCATATCGGTATTATTCATTGGCTTGAGCAGAATGGCTACGAAATCCGTTCCATTGCAGGCTGTTCAATGGGAGCCTTGGTTGGTGGCATGCATGCCATCGGCAAGCTGGATGAGTTCGAGGAATGGGTGCGGGCCATTACGGTAACCAATATGCTTGCGCTGCTCGATCTGTCGTTGGAATCCAACGGGCTTTTCAAAGGCAACAAGATTATCAATACACTGAAGAATCTGGTTGGCGAGGAGTTGATTGAGGAACTGCCGGTGCCTTTTACCGCTGTGGCCGCCAATATCGCAGAGGCAAAGGAAGTCTGGATTGACGAGGGGCCGTTGTTTGACGCCATTCGGGCATCCATTTCCATGCCGTTGTTCTTCACTCCGTTCAGGTTCAAAGGAGAGGAACTTATTGACGGGGGCATTCTTAATCCTGTCCCTATCGCGCCGACATTCAGTGACCGTACTGACATCACCATTGCCGTGAATCTTTGCGGTAAGCCGAGAGATGGAATCGTCCTTAAAAGCCGGACAGAAGAGGCTCAACCGTCTTTGTTCTCCCATGCGATTTCCGAGTTTTCGGACAAGATCAAATCCTCTTTGCCACAGCAGAAGGGCGGTTTGAAAGCCCGTAATATCGTGCTGCAATCCTTTGATGCCATGCAGGGAACCATCGCGCGGCAGAAAATTGCGGCGTATCCACCTGATTATGTCGTTGATATTCCGAGAAATCTCTGCATGATTCTCGATTTTGACAAGGCGGCAGAGCTGATCCGTTTCGGGTATGAAGAAGCGGAGCAGAGTTTGGCGGAAATGCTCGATTAG
- a CDS encoding cobalt transporter yields MRREIAAYVRDLDPRLKLGIALVLGPYLWLMPWGAALACGLILAAVLVPLADAQPVGRKMVRTLLMFVLFWVAAKGGLDAFWGMPILQVAADCGVLAVRLASLLLLGLTLSLSTSARALGLAVSWAVTPFAGRERAWKLALSLALMIHFLPMCLETMARVKENVGRRCPDCGFFQRMRLIPQAVIRNLGQKTWNQTLSVAGRGLENADAWIPEFTWSVQDSICAGGCTIILAVILLAG; encoded by the coding sequence ATGCGTCGGGAAATTGCGGCATATGTGCGTGATCTGGACCCACGGCTCAAGCTCGGCATCGCATTGGTTCTCGGACCATATTTATGGCTGATGCCGTGGGGAGCGGCCCTTGCGTGCGGCTTGATACTGGCTGCGGTGCTTGTTCCTTTGGCTGACGCCCAGCCTGTTGGTCGAAAAATGGTGCGGACTCTGTTGATGTTCGTTTTGTTTTGGGTGGCGGCAAAAGGTGGACTTGATGCCTTTTGGGGGATGCCGATCTTACAGGTTGCGGCAGACTGCGGTGTGCTGGCGGTGCGGCTCGCATCGCTCCTGCTGCTCGGCTTGACGCTTTCCCTGTCCACTTCCGCCCGTGCGTTGGGGCTTGCCGTGTCGTGGGCGGTTACACCCTTTGCAGGGCGTGAACGTGCATGGAAGCTTGCGCTGTCGTTGGCTCTCATGATCCATTTTCTGCCCATGTGTCTGGAGACAATGGCTCGTGTGAAGGAGAATGTCGGACGGCGGTGTCCTGACTGCGGATTCTTTCAGCGCATGCGTCTCATCCCGCAGGCGGTTATCCGGAATCTTGGGCAGAAGACTTGGAACCAGACGCTCTCCGTGGCCGGGCGTGGGCTGGAAAACGCTGATGCGTGGATACCGGAATTTACGTGGTCGGTTCAGGATTCCATTTGCGCGGGGGGCTGCACGATCATCCTTGCAGTGATCCTTCTGGCTGGCTGA
- a CDS encoding LysR family transcriptional regulator has product MIDTNEMGQLPPDLLRSFMVAADTGSFTRTASLVHRTQAAVSMQMKRLESELKCELFNRQGRGVTLTPEGEILYRYSGKILELHDEALAAIAQPKLNGLVRLGAPDDYATQHLPSVLKEFALTHPLVQIEVFCEGAPCLTDKLNKGQLDLTITTSNEKSTYSAPLELVWILPERMNPADSPVLPLALFHPDCCYRTNALHALEASGRAYRIAYGSPSLAGVLAAVQGGLAIAPVTRDTRAEGCRHATPADGLPPIQPGNMELRFQPGNRSEVVSIFAGFIANQIGIAL; this is encoded by the coding sequence ATGATTGATACCAATGAAATGGGACAGCTTCCTCCCGACCTTCTCCGTTCGTTCATGGTAGCCGCCGACACGGGCAGCTTCACCCGCACAGCCTCACTCGTTCATCGTACGCAGGCCGCTGTCAGCATGCAGATGAAACGACTGGAATCGGAACTGAAATGCGAACTCTTCAACCGGCAGGGGCGAGGGGTGACTCTCACTCCGGAAGGAGAAATTCTCTACCGCTACTCAGGCAAGATTCTGGAACTCCATGACGAAGCGCTGGCCGCCATCGCCCAGCCGAAACTCAACGGCCTCGTGCGGCTGGGCGCTCCAGATGATTATGCAACGCAACACCTGCCGTCGGTACTCAAGGAATTCGCCCTCACCCATCCGTTGGTGCAGATCGAAGTATTCTGCGAAGGCGCACCTTGCCTGACAGACAAGCTCAACAAGGGGCAACTCGATCTGACAATCACCACCAGCAATGAAAAATCAACGTACTCAGCTCCGCTGGAACTTGTCTGGATTCTCCCGGAACGAATGAATCCGGCAGACAGCCCGGTCCTCCCTCTGGCACTGTTTCATCCAGACTGCTGCTATCGGACCAACGCTCTGCATGCACTCGAAGCATCCGGACGAGCATACCGAATAGCGTATGGAAGCCCGAGTCTGGCAGGAGTACTTGCAGCCGTTCAGGGAGGATTGGCCATCGCTCCGGTCACGAGAGACACCAGAGCAGAAGGATGCCGCCACGCAACCCCGGCAGACGGTCTTCCACCGATACAACCCGGCAACATGGAACTTCGTTTCCAACCGGGGAACCGGTCGGAAGTCGTTTCGATATTTGCCGGTTTCATCGCCAATCAGATCGGCATTGCTCTCTAA
- a CDS encoding TlyA family RNA methyltransferase: protein MAKKQRADQLLASSGLAESREKAKRLIMAGKVHYMDRGQKTPVSKPGQQFASDTEFTVPDDNRYVSRGAYKILTAIDEFNIDFTGKIALDAGASTGGFTDCMLQHGAVRVYAADVGYGQLHEKLRQDDRVINLERTNVRHAEPDLIPEPVDVVVADVSFISLTKILPACMQFLKSGGELVVLIKPQFEVGPGQTDKGIVRDESLRQQAVDMVCNFCKEELDLVVEGVVPSKILGPKGNQEYLAYMKKY from the coding sequence GTGGCAAAAAAACAACGCGCAGACCAGTTGCTCGCCTCATCGGGACTGGCTGAAAGCCGCGAAAAGGCAAAACGCCTCATCATGGCCGGCAAGGTTCATTACATGGACCGGGGGCAGAAGACACCCGTGTCCAAGCCCGGACAGCAGTTTGCGTCCGACACCGAATTCACGGTGCCGGACGACAACCGCTATGTCTCGCGCGGTGCGTACAAAATCCTCACGGCCATCGATGAATTCAACATCGACTTCACCGGCAAGATCGCGCTTGATGCCGGGGCGTCCACAGGCGGCTTCACCGACTGCATGCTCCAGCACGGAGCCGTGCGCGTATATGCCGCTGATGTCGGCTATGGACAACTGCATGAAAAGCTACGGCAGGATGATCGCGTCATCAACTTGGAACGAACCAACGTCCGCCATGCCGAACCGGACCTCATTCCCGAACCGGTAGACGTTGTCGTTGCAGATGTATCCTTTATTTCGCTGACCAAGATTCTCCCGGCCTGCATGCAGTTTCTCAAGTCCGGCGGAGAACTGGTCGTTCTCATCAAGCCGCAGTTCGAAGTCGGCCCCGGCCAGACGGACAAAGGCATCGTTCGCGACGAATCGCTGAGACAGCAAGCCGTGGATATGGTTTGCAACTTCTGCAAGGAAGAACTCGATCTTGTCGTAGAAGGCGTGGTCCCGTCAAAAATCCTCGGCCCCAAAGGGAATCAGGAATATCTCGCATACATGAAAAAATACTAG
- the thrC gene encoding threonine synthase, with protein MTADLFPSYRGHMEYFCLGCGKRFPTDELYYTCPDCGGVFLLDNLDFDELKKTSGEEWRKIFDARAASKKTALRGIFRFYELMAPVLEEEDIVYLGEGNTPLVESSPALNSQTGLRTAYKNDGQNPSASFKDRGMACGFSYLRSLIRQNDWDQILTVCASTGDTSAAAALYASYVGDAIKSVVILPHGKVTPAQLAQPLGSGAVVLEVPGVFDDCMKVVEHLADNYRVALLNSKNAWRILGQESYAFECAQWFDWDLKGKCIFVPIGNAGNITAIMAGFLKLYDLGIITDLPRIFGVQSHHADPVYRYYSVDDPKERQYEPVTVAASVAQAAMIGNPVSFPRVKYFAEKFEAVGGKDAFQVIQVTEQQIMDSMIQANRNGHIACTQGGESFAGAKRAKELGLVTDEELCILDSTAHQLKFVDFQNMYFDNAFPPEFEVAPDTTLANKPELVITPEEKDALSAEEYTRTTADNVVAKLGLKKK; from the coding sequence ATGACTGCCGATCTGTTTCCTTCCTATCGTGGACACATGGAGTACTTCTGCCTCGGATGCGGAAAACGCTTTCCCACCGACGAACTGTACTACACCTGCCCTGATTGCGGCGGGGTATTTCTGCTCGACAACCTTGACTTCGACGAGCTGAAAAAAACGTCCGGCGAAGAATGGCGTAAAATTTTCGATGCGCGTGCAGCGTCCAAGAAAACCGCTCTGCGCGGCATCTTCCGGTTCTATGAGCTCATGGCTCCAGTACTTGAGGAAGAAGACATCGTCTACCTCGGCGAAGGCAACACCCCTCTCGTCGAATCCAGTCCGGCACTCAATTCCCAGACCGGCCTCCGCACCGCGTACAAGAATGACGGGCAGAATCCGTCCGCTTCTTTCAAGGATCGCGGAATGGCCTGCGGTTTCTCGTACCTGCGCTCTCTCATTCGCCAGAACGACTGGGACCAGATTCTCACTGTCTGCGCTTCCACCGGTGACACCTCGGCCGCAGCGGCGCTGTATGCGTCCTATGTCGGAGATGCCATCAAGTCCGTCGTCATTCTGCCGCACGGCAAGGTCACTCCGGCACAGCTTGCCCAGCCCCTTGGTTCCGGTGCAGTGGTGCTTGAAGTCCCCGGCGTGTTCGATGACTGCATGAAAGTAGTCGAACATCTGGCCGACAACTACCGCGTGGCGCTGCTCAACTCCAAGAACGCATGGCGCATCCTCGGTCAGGAATCCTACGCCTTCGAATGCGCCCAGTGGTTCGACTGGGACCTCAAGGGCAAATGCATTTTCGTGCCCATCGGTAATGCGGGCAACATCACCGCCATCATGGCCGGTTTCCTCAAACTGTACGATCTCGGCATCATCACCGACCTTCCGCGCATCTTCGGCGTCCAGTCCCACCATGCCGACCCGGTCTACCGTTACTACTCCGTGGACGATCCCAAGGAACGCCAGTACGAGCCGGTGACCGTGGCCGCATCCGTGGCGCAGGCAGCCATGATCGGCAACCCGGTCTCTTTCCCGCGTGTGAAATACTTTGCCGAGAAATTCGAAGCCGTCGGTGGCAAGGATGCCTTCCAGGTCATTCAGGTCACCGAACAGCAGATCATGGATTCCATGATTCAGGCCAACCGCAACGGGCACATCGCCTGTACACAGGGCGGCGAATCCTTTGCCGGAGCCAAACGCGCCAAGGAACTCGGTCTCGTCACCGACGAGGAGCTCTGCATCCTCGACTCCACGGCCCATCAGCTCAAGTTCGTTGATTTCCAGAACATGTATTTTGACAACGCCTTTCCCCCGGAATTCGAGGTCGCACCCGACACCACGCTCGCCAACAAGCCGGAGCTGGTCATTACCCCCGAGGAAAAGGACGCCCTGTCTGCCGAAGAATACACCCGCACCACTGCGGACAACGTTGTTGCAAAGCTCGGCCTGAAAAAGAAATAA
- a CDS encoding outer membrane protein transport protein, which translates to MKRASVVVYCCLFLFTLAAASTVQAGGFALYEWSNRGIAMGTTGYAQGVDASVVATNPSLMTELEGKHALAGFALITPHTTVVVDGHKNKTQNDTFKVPHAYYVQQMESNPNVWFGVGMFTRFGLGTHYEDNWNGRGGLQFVDLESVSLTPSMAFKFNDKFSMAVGVEILKGGIHLKKSTVFGPISARTSGYAVGGNISFNYKFDDQWSTGFTYRAPMTMDTTGSGQFPGQPSSENEQSIKATLPGSYSLGVAYKPADNWVWEFDVIHTRWDSVDKMTYSGTIDSEHWLHYKNTWRAQLGTEYWATDWMAVRFGYVYDQTPTRGGDASFMLPANDRQLFSTGLGFKWDKWTLDASFMYVQAKERSNLSISNPATAPGAVSRVDFKDGKTWITGMSLGYAF; encoded by the coding sequence ATGAAACGAGCATCCGTTGTTGTTTACTGCTGTCTTTTTCTGTTTACTTTAGCTGCCGCATCCACGGTACAGGCTGGCGGTTTTGCCCTGTACGAGTGGAGTAACCGCGGCATCGCCATGGGTACCACCGGGTACGCACAGGGCGTGGACGCATCTGTCGTCGCTACCAACCCGTCGCTCATGACCGAGCTTGAGGGCAAGCATGCTCTGGCCGGTTTTGCGCTCATTACGCCTCATACCACCGTTGTCGTGGATGGTCACAAGAACAAGACCCAGAACGATACGTTTAAGGTTCCGCATGCGTACTATGTGCAGCAGATGGAATCCAATCCGAACGTCTGGTTCGGTGTGGGCATGTTCACCCGTTTCGGTCTGGGAACCCACTATGAGGATAACTGGAACGGTCGAGGCGGCCTCCAGTTTGTTGATCTCGAATCCGTGTCACTCACTCCGAGCATGGCGTTCAAGTTCAACGACAAGTTTTCCATGGCGGTCGGTGTCGAAATTCTGAAAGGTGGTATTCACCTCAAGAAGAGTACTGTCTTCGGTCCTATTTCTGCCCGTACCAGTGGGTATGCCGTTGGTGGTAACATTTCCTTCAACTACAAGTTCGATGATCAGTGGTCTACCGGTTTCACCTACCGTGCGCCCATGACCATGGATACAACCGGTTCCGGGCAGTTCCCCGGTCAGCCCAGTTCTGAAAACGAGCAGAGCATCAAGGCGACCCTGCCGGGTAGTTACTCACTTGGCGTTGCGTACAAGCCTGCTGACAACTGGGTTTGGGAATTTGACGTGATTCACACCCGTTGGGATTCTGTTGACAAGATGACCTACAGTGGGACCATCGACAGTGAGCATTGGCTGCATTACAAGAATACATGGCGTGCCCAGCTTGGTACCGAGTACTGGGCAACCGACTGGATGGCCGTTCGTTTCGGTTATGTCTATGACCAGACGCCGACTCGCGGTGGTGATGCTTCGTTCATGTTGCCTGCCAATGACCGTCAGTTGTTTTCCACCGGTCTTGGGTTCAAATGGGACAAGTGGACGCTTGACGCTTCCTTCATGTACGTACAGGCTAAGGAACGTTCCAATTTGTCTATTTCCAACCCTGCGACGGCTCCCGGTGCGGTTTCCCGTGTCGACTTCAAGGACGGCAAGACCTGGATTACAGGTATGTCTCTTGGATATGCTTTCTAA